The genomic stretch actgagaaataatatttttttcatttctttcttaatcttcctgttaaaatagatttagaaaaaaataattctaatgctgggaatacacggttcgtttttgccttcgtttaaaccttcgattcgttcggtaaacgaatcgagtgttgaaaacgtatgtgaaaatagtcataatctcatagtttcgattaatagaccccaaaaacgaacgactagtgatcgaacatgtttgatattatctctctatccatctaatcgagccattggtaggcttgatggctgttcagatcgattatacatTCGTttttgctagtccgtccctgtaaaaagggattttcgtttcgtttctttgcagccttcgatcattggaaaaacgaaaccatcagaatcggaaaaaaaaactaaaccgtgggtggtgatattaaccgtatgactgattatttcgggatcgaaaaggacaaaaggcacaatcgaaacgaaggtttaaacgaaggcaaaaacgaaccatgtattcccagcattagcaaaatgtagcacccaaagaaagcctaattagtggcagaaaaaacaagatatagatcaattcattgtgataagtagcaataaagttataggcaaatgaatgggaggtgaacgttgctcggatgcatgagattttcagaccgcggcgctgaaccagttaaaacaaaaaaagtcaaccttcaaataattatgttcagttatgcactcgatacttggtcaggaatccttttgcagaaataactgcttcaatgcggcgtggcatggaggcaatcagcctgtggcactgctcaggtgttatggaggcccaggatgcttcgatagcggccttaagctcatccagagcgttgggtcttgcgtctctcaaattTCTCTTCAcactatcccacagattctctatggggttcaggtcaggagagttggcaggccaattgagcatagtaataccatggtcagtaaaccatttaccagtggttttggcactgtgagcaagtgccaggtcgtgctgaaaaatgaaatcttcatctccataaagcttttcagcagatggaagcatgaggtgctccaaaatctgatagctagctgcattgaccctgcccttgataaaacacactggaccaacaccagcagctgacatggcaccccagaccatcactaactgtgggtacttgacactggacttcaggcattttggcatttccctctccccagtcttcctccagactctggcaccttgatttccgaatgacatgtaaaagttgctttcagccGAAaatagtactttggaccactgagcaacagtccagtgctgcttctctgtagcccaggtcaggcgctactgccgctgtttctggttcaaaagtgggctcatgcttccatctgctgaaaagctttatggagatgaagatttcatttttcagcacgacctggcacctgctcacagtgccaaaaccactggtaaatggtttactgaccatggtattactgtgttttaattggcctgccaactctcctgacctaaaccccatagagaatctgtgggattttgtgaagaaaaagttgagagatgcaagacccaacactctggatgagcttaaggccgctatcaaaagcatccagggcctccataacacctgagcagtgccacagactgattgcctccatgccacgcagcattgaagcagtcatttctgcaaaaggattcctggcaaagtattgagtgcataactgaacataatttgaaggttgacttttttgttttaaaaatacttttcttttattggtcggatgaaatatgctaacttTTTGAGGTAGGacctttgagttttcatgagctgtatgccaaaatcatcaatattaaaataaaaggcttgaactacttcagttgtgtgtaatgaatctaaaatatatgaaagtctaatgtttatcagtacattacagaaaataattatcacaatatgctaatttttgagaagatcctgtatgtggtTCTGCTGGGCTTGCTGCAGTCTCTCTGCCTACAGCAGACACTTCAGGGATCAAGTCTTGTGAATCACAAAACATTCGACAAAAGAAGTAATCCAAATATACACAATAGGAGTGGTCAATGGGGTGCAAATGGCAAGTGAATTCATAATAATGCAACTTAAaatgaaccagaggtgaaaaataaactgaaaaaaaaaggtaaacattCCGAAAGTTTTTGGATGAATGGGGGAGCGGTCAGAAGGCGCGGAAATTAGCACTGGCggtagagctgctcaaatccgatcggggagccatccggatatctcccagttacctgtgtggGGTGTGCGGTTCAATCCCCCACCCCACAcaatctcccctctcccccccctccccggtaactgggagatatccggatagcaactatccagatgTCTCCTGGGTTGGATTTGTGAAGCCCTAACTGGTGGTAAAAATAAATCTCTTACCACATGTGATTGTGAATAGaacccattgggctctattcataaaaccatgtgcggtaacttttgggtgaaaaattacctccagtgataattcacaaaaaaaaaatagtgagtattcactaaaaacaTACCAAgtatgataaatgtttgataaaagtgcggtaaaacaggtgataaaactgtcagtaatatgtacggaaataaagctttttttgaccactgtagggcagcccatatgcttgtcacccattacacagacggcccaggaaagcctgtcacatttacagtgggacctcaactcttgcgcaggacagaatgaaaacataaatgcaccctgtatgtatataatttagcttgtctaattccccctcatctgtgtataataactaatttgagctctcagccgtgccagctggctgcctcagcagagcagctaatgtgtaaacacagaatgttaaccctatgtctgcttccatgaaagcaggaagtacatacactggagattttttgttagatttgtatcagctgtaacaaaaaaaagtttcttttcctttgctgttgcttatcttttagagcagagatgaatttcctcctttgcatctattaaatcatctaagagactgtacgaggtctgaaagtgcgccttgagattagacactcgtcttttctgccttctgtGTAAAATTGTCAAAGTCAAGCAAAGAAAGCTCAagaggctccatcctgaaggccaaaagcagagaagtgataatcatcacctaccatttgtaggtgataaaaaaaaaaaaaaaaatccttaattaacaccaacttttcaattgagaatctcaaattggagatacattttgaggtaattaccacacttttaccgcatgaggtaatttgaggaaaaaaaaaagtgaatttcaaaatggagatttttatttatcactacctaatttaactcatgcggtaactcattgataatagagcccattgtaggaAAATTTGGTAAGGAGAAATAAAAGTGTGTTTAGACTTTAGCAACCACCTGTCTTACTGCACCTGGAAAGCTGTCCCACATTATTTCTTTGGCgctacagcctggaatatgccaGCGTCCCTCATGGCTTCAAATTCCTTGACTGGGTCATAGTTCTTATAGAAGTCtgcgtatgccttcttcctgggctCAGCCACACCAAACTAAAACAATGAACAGAGAAACATTGCAACGGTTTAGATACAAatttataaaataactttttttacattacgACTTTATAAATGTAGTCAGCTTGCACCCACTGTAAAGCCTTTCctcacccagatttacattctggaatGTAACACAGGTGGCGACAGCTTTACTGCAAAACGTAGGTTTGTGTGTTCTGATTTGAGCACTCCCAGAGTGCATTGGGAAAaggctgaaaaacaaaatggcttAGGCTAATCATCACTGGTAGGGCAGGGCTGTATATCAATAAATAGCTATAAGAAGCATGTCAAACTAAAACCAGGaggaccataaaaaaaaaatggcatcctGAACAATTGACTACATTTTATAGGTCGCTACAGTGCATACAGTGGAAGCTCTGTGAAGTACAGCtacactttaagggcttgttcgcaTCTagggcattttgcgtttttttttttagcgccagcaatttttaaaaacaccttaaagggaacctaaactgagaaggatttggatttttccttttaatataCCAGTTGCCCACgtctcctactgatcctgtgtctaatacttttagccacagcccctcaacaagcatgcagatcaggtgctctgactgaaatcagactggattagctgcatgcttgattcaggtgtgtgattcagccactactgcagccaaagagatcagcaggacttccaataactggtattgtttaaagggaaacatccatatccctttctgttaaggttccctttaaggctccctgcacacgtttgaatttttaattgttttttacatctgattccaaTTCAGATGtttaattgttactgcatgctgcatctgACTAAAGTCAGGAAGTGACAAAccggaattgctctgcaaaataGTTTTGTACAAAATCAGCGCAGTGGAGCACCGGGAATGGGAAGAAAAGTGCAGGAAAACCGCTGGCATCAGCGATCTCAATGtcggatgtgaacaaagcctaatagCTTACACAATGACATTTATTAAAAGCAGTGCAAGGCAGCATTCATTTAGGTCTAGTTCACACTACAGAATGCAAAGGCTAAGTACCTAGTAATTGTAATTTTGAGGAGCGACATTCAAGGAAAAAAAGAGatagagacacagagacacagagacacagacacaaatAAAAGAGGCCACACTCAAAAGGTTACAAGCAGCAGATATTcatgaagtagaaacactgcagtgaGAACACCATCATTGGGTGACACTGCACAAGTGCTTTGGTGATCGCAAAGCTGAGTGCAATTGCTCAGTGTGAGCCAGCCCTTGTCCTTGCAAATTCTGCATCTGATTTTTGGGGTTATCAGGTTTTTCCTCTGTGGTTTGCCCTTTTGTATGCAAGTTTTcaaactgatttttttccccatactTAAAGAATGTATCTGATTAACTTCAGAgttccatgcatttttttttaaacattttttataacGTAATTTTTCTGCAAGGACACCTTTGAAATTTCTGGGCAAACCAACCGATTCCTTCAACACAGGATCTatagctaaacgtattagaggcaacggataatgccaggcaatgtgcaattttttttttttatggcaatatggcagctttcattttCCTCTCACTACACAGGAAGCGAGCAAGTAAGAACTGGTAATCtactcaggcctagtgcacaccagagcggtttggctgcgttttgcgatcctttgcggctgcggatacgcttgggtaatgtatttcaatgggctggtgcacaccagagcgggaggcgttttgcagaaacgcctactcccgggctgctgcagattttggattgtggatgcgtttccgcctccaatgttaagtataggaaaaacgccaaaccgctctgaaaaacagcacttaAGAGCGGtttggcatgcgttttttgttacagtagctgttcagtaacaatacatgaaatctactacacctaaAACGCTTCacgaaaccgcaaaatgctagctgaaacgctacagaaaaagcgtttcaaaatctgctagcattttgcggatctgctagcggtttttggtgtgcaccaggcctaagacatTCAACAGTTCTAAAGAATGAACATGTAAAATTAAATTTTTTCTCAACATAAGACCATCACTATTGTGACTGTGTACGGAGCCATTGCTTCACTTGATTTTaaataaccctttagcagccaatttagaggcttgcaagtgctccaggccaattttagtacatttccttgctacttaTTAGTACTGCTGctatgtatttatggccacttgtcactagagggcag from Hyperolius riggenbachi isolate aHypRig1 chromosome 5, aHypRig1.pri, whole genome shotgun sequence encodes the following:
- the COX6C gene encoding cytochrome c oxidase subunit 6C, with the translated sequence MSQGLLAKPQMRGLLAKRLRFHIVGAFIVSLSVAALYKFGVAEPRKKAYADFYKNYDPVKEFEAMRDAGIFQAVAPKK